The Acidobacteriota bacterium genome includes a window with the following:
- a CDS encoding DUF2029 domain-containing protein, whose translation MRKRLWELGGIGAAQGAAWVGVCSLGPLRENTAAFLILVFVASGLGLLAFFRFPEGVRHAQALVLGFALLFRLIVLPAPPSQSEDVYRYLWDARIAAMGVDPYAYPPDAPELVPYRDETIYPMINSKPYVTAYPPLSQVLFRISWGLFGPSVTAMKALFALCEFLALLVTWRLLILWGRPLRFLLLAAWNPFFIFEFAHSGHSDSAMMLLILLSVWALARGKKAWAMAGYAGAVLAKLHPALWFPLYWRRAGWKAQAAGIGAGIGLVLVYFNVESLGRYLSSLGLYFRLFEFNASVHYLVRFVGRAAFDQSWDKLIGPWLAALLVAVAAGVYLKFPQRDARDLLHAGFWLMTADLCLATTVHPWYLSWAALALPFFPYAFMIYWTAAAFLSYAAYAFHPVHEPAWALLVEYVPMYALMAWEIRRGRPALLR comes from the coding sequence GTGCGGAAGCGGCTGTGGGAACTCGGGGGGATCGGGGCGGCGCAGGGAGCGGCCTGGGTCGGGGTCTGTTCGCTCGGGCCGTTGCGGGAGAACACGGCGGCTTTTCTGATTCTGGTTTTTGTCGCCTCCGGTTTGGGGCTCCTGGCGTTTTTCCGCTTTCCCGAAGGGGTGCGCCATGCCCAGGCGCTGGTGCTCGGGTTCGCCCTCCTCTTCCGCCTCATCGTGCTCCCCGCGCCCCCGTCCCAGAGCGAAGATGTCTACCGCTACCTGTGGGACGCGCGCATCGCCGCGATGGGGGTCGACCCCTACGCGTACCCCCCCGACGCGCCGGAGCTCGTGCCTTACCGGGATGAAACCATCTACCCGATGATCAACTCCAAGCCGTACGTCACGGCCTACCCTCCCCTGTCGCAGGTACTGTTCCGCATCTCCTGGGGGCTGTTCGGACCGAGCGTGACGGCCATGAAGGCCCTCTTCGCCCTCTGCGAGTTTCTGGCTTTGCTCGTGACGTGGAGGCTGCTGATCCTGTGGGGGCGGCCGCTCCGGTTTCTCCTCCTCGCGGCCTGGAACCCGTTTTTCATCTTCGAGTTCGCCCACTCCGGACATTCCGACAGCGCGATGATGCTCCTGATCCTGCTGTCGGTGTGGGCGCTCGCGCGCGGGAAGAAAGCGTGGGCGATGGCGGGTTACGCGGGGGCCGTGCTGGCCAAGCTCCACCCGGCGCTCTGGTTTCCGCTCTATTGGCGCCGCGCGGGGTGGAAGGCGCAGGCGGCCGGAATCGGGGCGGGGATCGGGCTCGTGCTGGTCTATTTCAACGTGGAGTCGCTCGGGCGCTACCTCTCCTCGCTCGGCCTCTATTTCCGGCTCTTCGAGTTCAACGCCTCCGTCCACTACCTCGTCCGGTTCGTGGGGCGCGCCGCCTTCGACCAGTCCTGGGACAAGCTCATCGGCCCCTGGCTCGCGGCGCTGCTGGTGGCGGTCGCGGCCGGCGTCTACCTGAAATTCCCGCAGCGGGACGCCCGCGATCTCCTTCACGCCGGTTTCTGGCTGATGACGGCCGACCTCTGCCTGGCCACCACCGTGCACCCGTGGTACCTCTCCTGGGCGGCGCTGGCCCTCCCCTTTTTCCCCTACGCCTTCATGATCTACTGGACCGCGGCGGCGTTTCTGTCCTACGCCGCCTACGCCTTCCACCCCGTCCACGAGCCGGCCTGGGCGCTGCTGGTCGAGTACGTCCCCATGTACGCCCTGATGGCGTGGGAGATCCGCCGGGGGCGCCCCGCGCTCCTCCGCTAA
- the folE gene encoding GTP cyclohydrolase I FolE, producing the protein MQDLIEKMLVELGEDPNREGLQGTPRRMEQALRFLTSGYGQKPEEVLNNALFEVQYDEMVVVSNIDFYSMCEHHVLPFFGKCHVGYLPDKKVIGISKIARLIEIYSRRLQVQERLTTQIAKTIEDTIKPLGVGVIIEAQHMCMMMRGVQKQNSRATTSSMRGTFRKSVETRMEFLDLVFKNGHRNG; encoded by the coding sequence ATGCAGGACTTGATAGAGAAGATGCTGGTGGAACTCGGGGAGGACCCGAACCGCGAGGGCCTGCAGGGGACGCCGCGGCGCATGGAACAGGCGCTCCGTTTCCTGACCAGCGGCTACGGCCAGAAGCCGGAAGAGGTGCTCAACAACGCGCTGTTCGAGGTCCAGTACGACGAGATGGTGGTGGTGTCGAACATCGACTTTTACAGCATGTGCGAGCACCACGTCCTCCCCTTCTTCGGGAAATGCCACGTGGGCTACCTGCCCGACAAGAAGGTCATCGGCATCAGCAAGATCGCGCGCCTCATCGAGATCTACAGCCGGCGGCTGCAGGTCCAGGAGCGGCTGACCACCCAGATCGCCAAGACCATCGAGGACACGATCAAGCCCCTCGGGGTCGGCGTCATCATCGAGGCGCAGCACATGTGCATGATGATGCGGGGGGTGCAGAAGCAGAACTCGCGCGCCACCACCAGCTCGATGCGCGGCACCTTCCGCAAGTCGGTGGAGACCCGGATGGAGTTCCTCGACCTCGTCTTCAAGAACGGGCACCGGAACGGTTAG
- a CDS encoding YihY/virulence factor BrkB family protein produces MDTRRAPPRQNLKVYHIERAAAYCTSTAGCYTLSAMESRIRYFRQMGRSFASVGRMMLRHEAPRDAAGISYFTLLALFPAILVIITLADTFLGWLDLHNFVIQSIVDLFPGSHQFLTSNLEEIVAPSTPVLVGCIVVVVWASSWIFTFIESSINRAWDIPNQRTFWESRLRTFLLMAMGGISLLSSAAITAFISAARVRAAAHIAVSEQASYILGWFWYFVLLGAGLLLAVLVFASVFKWTPHCKVFWKEAFSGALVSTVLWEIGSMIFLKVVPFFDYQRVYGRMGAVIALLAWVYTSNLILLYGANFSAQFHWIGVSVSGSAIVSPRK; encoded by the coding sequence ATGGACACCCGTCGCGCACCCCCGCGGCAAAACCTGAAAGTGTACCACATCGAACGGGCGGCGGCCTATTGTACTTCCACGGCGGGGTGCTATACACTCTCAGCCATGGAATCGAGGATCCGCTATTTCCGGCAGATGGGGCGATCGTTTGCCTCGGTCGGCCGCATGATGCTGCGGCACGAGGCGCCCCGGGACGCCGCGGGGATTTCCTATTTCACCCTGCTGGCCCTCTTTCCCGCCATCCTGGTCATCATCACCCTGGCCGACACCTTCCTGGGGTGGCTCGACCTTCATAATTTCGTCATCCAGAGCATCGTCGACCTCTTCCCCGGGTCGCACCAGTTCCTCACCTCCAACCTCGAGGAGATCGTCGCCCCCTCCACACCCGTCCTCGTCGGCTGCATCGTGGTGGTGGTCTGGGCCTCCTCCTGGATTTTCACCTTCATCGAGAGCTCCATCAACCGCGCCTGGGACATCCCCAACCAGCGCACCTTCTGGGAGAGCCGGCTGCGCACCTTCCTGCTGATGGCCATGGGGGGGATCAGCCTGCTGAGTTCGGCCGCCATCACCGCCTTCATCAGCGCCGCCCGGGTCCGGGCGGCCGCCCATATCGCCGTCTCCGAACAGGCGTCCTACATTCTCGGCTGGTTCTGGTACTTCGTCCTGCTCGGGGCGGGGCTGCTGCTGGCCGTGCTCGTCTTCGCCTCGGTGTTCAAATGGACCCCGCACTGCAAGGTTTTCTGGAAGGAGGCTTTCTCGGGGGCCCTGGTCTCCACCGTCCTCTGGGAAATCGGCAGCATGATTTTTTTGAAGGTGGTCCCGTTCTTCGACTACCAGCGGGTGTACGGCCGGATGGGGGCCGTCATCGCCCTGCTGGCCTGGGTCTACACGTCCAACCTGATCCTGCTCTACGGCGCCAATTTCTCCGCCCAGTTCCACTGGATCGGGGTCAGCGTATCGGGCTCCGCCATTGTTTCACCAAGGAAATAG
- the queA gene encoding tRNA preQ1(34) S-adenosylmethionine ribosyltransferase-isomerase QueA has translation MRLDDFDFDLPDRLIAQHPAAERDRSRMMVLWRDSGRREHLRFRDLPDLLGPGHFLVVNNTRVFPARQRASRPGKAEEIEVLLLEEVRPGDWLALVKPGRKAPPGQELRIGPLSVRVLEVAASGGRVLRFDRAEGVRDVLERIGEPPLPPYIRRERHGDLAADRLRYQTVYADRSGSVAAPTAGLHFTPEVLDRLAAGGVPVCELLLHVGYGTFKPVRSEIVEEHRMEPEYYSIDAATAGRIRAYKAEGRRLVAVGTTSTRCLEYLARREEPLGGESSGYCNLFIYPGFEFRMIDGLITNFHLPRSTLFMLVCAFAGRERMLDCYREAIAAEYRFYSYGDCMLIL, from the coding sequence ATGAGACTCGACGATTTCGACTTCGATTTGCCCGACCGCCTGATCGCCCAGCACCCCGCCGCCGAGCGGGACCGGTCCCGCATGATGGTCCTGTGGCGCGACAGCGGGAGGCGGGAACACCTCCGGTTCCGCGACCTGCCCGACCTCCTGGGCCCCGGGCATTTTCTGGTCGTCAACAACACCCGGGTGTTCCCCGCCCGCCAGCGGGCCTCCCGCCCCGGGAAAGCGGAGGAGATCGAGGTCCTGCTGCTGGAGGAGGTACGGCCGGGGGACTGGCTGGCCCTGGTCAAGCCCGGGCGCAAGGCCCCGCCGGGGCAGGAACTGAGGATCGGCCCCCTTTCCGTCCGCGTCCTGGAGGTGGCGGCCTCCGGCGGGAGGGTGCTGCGTTTTGACCGGGCCGAAGGGGTGCGGGACGTGCTGGAGCGGATCGGGGAGCCCCCGCTCCCCCCCTATATCCGGAGGGAACGGCACGGCGACCTGGCCGCGGACCGGCTCCGGTACCAGACCGTTTACGCCGACCGGAGCGGGTCGGTGGCCGCGCCGACGGCGGGCCTGCATTTCACCCCGGAGGTCCTCGACCGCCTCGCGGCCGGGGGGGTGCCCGTCTGCGAACTCCTCCTGCACGTGGGCTACGGAACCTTCAAGCCGGTGCGGAGCGAGATCGTGGAAGAGCACCGGATGGAGCCGGAGTACTACAGCATCGACGCCGCCACCGCCGGCCGGATCCGCGCCTACAAGGCGGAGGGGCGCCGCCTGGTAGCGGTCGGCACCACCTCCACGCGATGCCTGGAATACCTGGCCCGGCGGGAGGAGCCGCTCGGGGGAGAGTCCTCGGGGTACTGCAACCTTTTCATTTACCCCGGCTTCGAGTTCAGGATGATCGACGGGCTGATCACCAATTTTCACCTCCCCCGCTCCACCCTCTTCATGCTGGTCTGTGCCTTCGCCGGCAGGGAGCGGATGCTCGACTGCTACCGCGAGGCGATAGCCGCCGAGTACCGGTTTTACAGCTACGGCGACTGCATGCTGATCCTTTAG
- a CDS encoding zf-HC2 domain-containing protein, with the protein MKCKAARDLLFRKIDAELSRDEDARLEEHLAGCASCRREYRLLRIPSLVARSGAPITPSPWFYQGVRARIEEEAPGMALWTSVRMLAHRMIPAMAGVTLALLAAFAYLQMRAPDAALFRGYDGVYLSDDQSHRMLVAEQTDITYESVLTAIASR; encoded by the coding sequence ATGAAATGCAAAGCCGCACGAGACCTGCTGTTTCGCAAGATCGACGCCGAGCTTTCACGCGACGAGGACGCCCGGCTGGAAGAACACCTGGCCGGTTGTGCCTCGTGCCGCCGGGAGTACCGGCTGCTCCGGATTCCCTCGCTGGTCGCGCGATCGGGCGCTCCGATCACCCCTTCCCCCTGGTTCTACCAGGGAGTGCGGGCCCGCATCGAAGAGGAGGCCCCGGGGATGGCCCTCTGGACTTCCGTCCGGATGCTGGCGCACCGGATGATTCCGGCCATGGCCGGAGTCACGCTCGCGCTGCTCGCGGCCTTCGCCTATCTGCAGATGCGGGCGCCCGACGCGGCGCTGTTCCGGGGCTATGACGGGGTGTACCTGTCGGATGATCAGTCGCATCGGATGCTGGTGGCCGAGCAGACGGACATCACCTATGAAAGCGTTCTGACCGCCATCGCCTCACGTTAA
- a CDS encoding ComF family protein produces MVSIPRVATPRDLPDSAIRKLLDGVLNLVYPEACVLCGAPLSRSREYGLCGGCWHRVLELRIAPPRCASCGLPLPGFDADPAPLCLECLRRLPPFSGARSWGHYSAQLRGVIHALKFGGKRNLAECLGPLMAAAFLETWRKGDFDGVVAVPLYRSRKLERGFNQSELLAASLGRVLGIPRIRALGRTRPTPPQVGLGDADRWANVRGAFECTLPRGVVGKRLLLVDDVMTTGATVSSAAGALLGAGALRVSVLTAARAVL; encoded by the coding sequence ATGGTTTCCATTCCGCGCGTGGCGACACCCAGGGACCTGCCCGATTCCGCGATCCGGAAGCTGCTGGACGGGGTGCTCAACCTGGTCTACCCGGAAGCGTGCGTCCTCTGCGGCGCCCCCTTGTCGCGCAGCCGTGAATACGGCCTCTGCGGCGGTTGCTGGCACCGGGTCCTCGAGCTCCGGATCGCCCCCCCCCGGTGTGCCTCCTGCGGGTTGCCCCTCCCCGGTTTCGACGCCGATCCCGCCCCCCTCTGCCTCGAGTGCCTGCGCCGGCTCCCCCCGTTTTCGGGGGCGCGCTCCTGGGGCCATTACTCCGCCCAGCTGCGGGGGGTGATCCACGCACTCAAGTTCGGGGGGAAACGGAACCTGGCCGAATGCCTGGGGCCGCTGATGGCGGCGGCGTTTCTCGAAACGTGGCGGAAGGGGGATTTCGACGGTGTCGTCGCGGTGCCGCTCTATCGGAGCCGCAAGCTCGAACGGGGATTCAACCAGTCGGAACTCCTGGCGGCGTCGCTCGGGCGGGTCCTCGGTATCCCCCGAATCCGCGCCCTCGGCCGTACCAGGCCCACTCCCCCCCAGGTCGGGCTCGGCGACGCCGACCGTTGGGCCAACGTCCGGGGCGCCTTCGAGTGCACCCTCCCCCGGGGGGTCGTGGGGAAGCGCCTCCTGCTGGTAGACGATGTGATGACGACGGGGGCCACGGTCTCGAGCGCGGCCGGGGCGCTCCTCGGGGCGGGCGCCCTGAGGGTTTCCGTGCTGACGGCGGCGCGCGCCGTTCTCTAG
- a CDS encoding 23S rRNA (pseudouridine(1915)-N(3))-methyltransferase RlmH, with protein MQIKVFWVGKTRHPSLRSLQEDYLGRIRRWLPCETVEIRDLAGRRSLSPAELVAGEGAAISRRLPAAGRVIALDEAGTGYSSGEFARWLESEQNSGVQALSFVIGGPAGLDRALTRRADRVLSLGRMTWTHDMSRVLLLEQIYRALCILHNVPYHRGD; from the coding sequence ATGCAGATCAAGGTTTTCTGGGTCGGGAAAACGAGGCATCCTTCCCTGCGGTCTCTCCAGGAGGACTATCTCGGGAGGATCCGCCGCTGGCTCCCGTGCGAGACCGTGGAAATCCGGGATCTCGCCGGGAGGAGGTCGCTCTCCCCCGCGGAACTCGTGGCCGGCGAAGGCGCCGCCATCTCGAGGCGGCTGCCGGCGGCCGGGCGCGTCATCGCCCTGGATGAGGCCGGAACCGGGTATTCGTCCGGGGAGTTCGCGCGCTGGCTGGAATCGGAGCAGAACTCCGGTGTCCAGGCGCTCTCGTTCGTGATCGGCGGTCCCGCCGGGCTCGACCGCGCCCTCACCCGGCGCGCGGACCGGGTGCTGTCCCTGGGCAGGATGACCTGGACCCACGACATGAGCCGCGTCCTGCTGCTGGAACAGATCTATCGGGCGCTGTGCATCCTGCACAACGTTCCCTACCACCGGGGGGACTGA
- the rsfS gene encoding ribosome silencing factor, which translates to MKMDTLKLALKSADDKKAHDCVALDISGIASFASRFLIVTGDSSRQNQAIADEIEKTLAGAGVRPEHVEGYRNAEWILLDYGDLVVHIFSRTARTYYDLERLWRDGRRLDVERLLADPAPGAAGQGARTAGGSGRKSAPGQG; encoded by the coding sequence ATGAAGATGGACACTCTCAAGCTGGCCCTGAAATCGGCCGATGACAAAAAGGCGCACGATTGCGTGGCCCTGGATATCTCCGGGATCGCCTCCTTCGCCAGCCGTTTCCTGATCGTTACCGGCGATTCCTCCCGGCAGAACCAGGCCATCGCCGATGAGATCGAGAAGACCCTGGCCGGGGCGGGGGTGCGGCCGGAGCACGTGGAAGGCTACCGGAACGCGGAATGGATCCTGCTCGATTACGGCGACCTGGTCGTGCACATCTTCTCCCGGACGGCCCGGACCTATTACGACCTCGAGAGGCTGTGGCGCGACGGCCGGCGGCTGGACGTCGAGCGTCTCCTCGCCGACCCGGCCCCCGGGGCCGCCGGGCAGGGGGCGCGCACGGCGGGAGGCTCCGGCCGCAAGAGCGCGCCGGGGCAGGGGTGA
- the nadD gene encoding nicotinate (nicotinamide) nucleotide adenylyltransferase — translation MGEIRIGVLGGTFNPVHAGHLHIARAARRAFSLSRVHFVVACAPPHKRPGDLIPLMHRYAMVSLALAGEREFVPSLVELEPKASGFTIDTLGKLARPAGRTGERLYFIAGGDSLAEVHSWRESRKLLESYDFIFVTRPGTGTLELPRLLPPGVLRKVRDWRGLGPVSLRRRIGAEPGGENRIYIVDAKAPDISSSRIRELVRRGKTPGRMVPAGVREYIRKLELYGE, via the coding sequence TTGGGCGAGATCCGCATCGGGGTGCTCGGGGGGACGTTCAATCCCGTCCATGCCGGGCATCTCCACATCGCCCGGGCCGCGCGGCGCGCGTTCTCGCTTTCCCGGGTTCATTTTGTCGTGGCCTGCGCCCCCCCCCACAAGCGACCGGGGGACCTGATCCCCCTCATGCACCGCTACGCGATGGTGAGCCTGGCCCTGGCCGGGGAGAGGGAGTTCGTCCCCTCCCTGGTGGAACTGGAGCCGAAGGCGAGCGGCTTCACCATCGACACCCTTGGCAAGCTGGCGCGTCCGGCCGGGCGCACGGGGGAGAGGCTCTACTTCATCGCCGGGGGGGATTCCCTCGCCGAGGTGCACTCCTGGCGCGAGAGCCGGAAGCTCCTCGAATCCTATGATTTCATCTTCGTCACCCGCCCGGGAACCGGGACTCTCGAGCTCCCGCGGTTGCTCCCCCCGGGAGTGCTTCGGAAGGTGCGCGACTGGCGCGGGCTCGGGCCGGTTTCGCTCCGCCGCCGGATCGGGGCCGAACCGGGGGGCGAAAACAGGATCTACATCGTGGATGCGAAGGCGCCCGACATCTCCTCCTCCCGAATCCGGGAGCTGGTGCGCCGGGGAAAGACCCCCGGCCGCATGGTTCCGGCCGGGGTCCGCGAATACATACGCAAGCTCGAGCTCTATGGGGAATGA
- the obgE gene encoding GTPase ObgE produces the protein MFIDRARIRVVAGGGGNGCLAFRREKFVPRGGPSGGDGGKGGDVYIECSDRVNTLLHFQYKRVFKAQRGRHGEGDQRSGREGEDVVILVPPGTQVYREPEHALLCDFARLGERLLVAAGGRGGKGNARFATSTNQAPRRADPGEPGEEADLSLSLKLIADVGLVGYPNAGKSTLISRISSAKPKIADYAFTTLSPHLGVVRVDAYRTFVVADIPGLIEGAHEGHGLGDQFLKHVERTRVLAHIIDVSNPDRDPVAAYRAIVKELGLYNEELLERRQLVVAAKMDALADKRALGRLQAMCTRRGLPFVKISAVTGEGIGELVGVLDRMLLDAG, from the coding sequence GTGTTCATTGATCGGGCCAGGATTCGGGTCGTAGCCGGCGGCGGGGGGAACGGCTGTCTTGCCTTCCGCAGGGAGAAGTTCGTTCCCCGGGGCGGTCCCAGCGGCGGGGACGGCGGTAAGGGGGGGGATGTCTACATCGAATGCTCCGACCGGGTGAACACCCTCCTCCACTTCCAGTACAAACGCGTGTTCAAGGCCCAGCGCGGGCGGCACGGGGAGGGGGACCAGCGCAGCGGCAGGGAGGGGGAGGACGTCGTCATCCTCGTGCCGCCGGGGACGCAGGTCTACCGGGAACCGGAGCACGCGCTTCTTTGCGACTTCGCCCGCCTGGGGGAGCGCCTGCTGGTGGCCGCCGGAGGCAGGGGGGGGAAGGGGAACGCGCGTTTCGCCACCTCCACCAACCAGGCCCCGCGCCGCGCCGATCCGGGGGAGCCGGGAGAGGAGGCGGACCTGTCGCTCAGCCTCAAGCTCATCGCCGACGTGGGGCTGGTGGGCTACCCCAACGCGGGCAAGAGCACCCTCATTTCGCGCATCAGCTCGGCAAAACCGAAAATCGCCGACTATGCCTTCACCACTCTCTCCCCCCACCTGGGGGTGGTCCGGGTGGATGCATACCGCACCTTCGTGGTCGCCGACATCCCGGGCCTGATCGAGGGGGCCCACGAGGGGCACGGGCTGGGGGACCAGTTTCTGAAGCACGTGGAACGGACCCGGGTCCTGGCCCACATCATCGATGTGTCCAACCCGGACCGCGATCCGGTCGCCGCCTACCGCGCCATCGTCAAGGAGCTCGGGCTCTACAACGAGGAACTGCTGGAGCGCCGGCAGCTGGTGGTGGCGGCCAAGATGGACGCGCTGGCCGACAAACGCGCGCTGGGCCGGCTCCAGGCCATGTGCACCCGCCGGGGCCTCCCCTTCGTGAAGATTTCGGCCGTCACCGGGGAGGGGATCGGCGAACTGGTCGGCGTCCTGGACCGCATGCTCCTGGATGCGGGGTAA
- the rpmA gene encoding 50S ribosomal protein L27, giving the protein MAHKKGVGSSRNGRDSQSKRLGVKRFAGQVVTGGTILVRQRGTRIKPGVNVGIGSDDTLFAMKPGVVKFQDKGRGGRFVHIQEA; this is encoded by the coding sequence ATGGCGCATAAAAAGGGAGTCGGAAGCTCCAGGAACGGGAGAGACAGCCAGTCCAAACGGCTCGGAGTGAAGCGTTTCGCGGGACAGGTTGTCACGGGCGGCACCATCCTGGTGCGCCAGCGGGGTACCAGGATCAAGCCGGGAGTCAACGTGGGAATCGGCAGCGACGACACGCTGTTCGCCATGAAACCGGGAGTGGTGAAATTTCAGGACAAGGGGCGCGGGGGCCGGTTCGTTCACATCCAGGAAGCCTGA
- the rplU gene encoding 50S ribosomal protein L21, whose amino-acid sequence MYAVIMTGGKQYRVSEGDVVEVEKLDAELGAPVEFKDVLLVKTEDRTLIGQPLVPGATVQGVLQSQGKSDTVLVFKYKKKKQYRRTRGHRQQFSEIRIDKINIAG is encoded by the coding sequence GTGTATGCCGTAATCATGACCGGCGGGAAGCAATACCGCGTATCGGAGGGGGACGTCGTCGAGGTGGAGAAGCTCGACGCCGAATTAGGCGCCCCGGTGGAATTCAAGGATGTGCTCCTGGTGAAAACCGAGGACCGGACCCTTATCGGTCAGCCGCTGGTGCCGGGCGCCACGGTCCAGGGGGTGCTGCAGTCCCAGGGGAAAAGCGACACCGTGCTGGTGTTCAAGTACAAGAAGAAGAAACAGTACCGCCGCACCCGCGGACACCGCCAGCAGTTTTCGGAAATCCGCATCGACAAGATCAACATAGCAGGTTAG
- the ychF gene encoding redox-regulated ATPase YchF: protein MKVGIVGLPQVGKTTIFTLLTRGRVDTSSWGGGRDAHIGIAEVPDPRLDRLAEIVKPRKTTYATVEYVDLPGLSRGEGKAALEGRSKEMAAYLASLKNVEALLHVVRAFEDPSLPHVEGSVDPARDIGVFELELIFSDLAVIEKRLERLEKDLKKGRSQELEMENEILLRFKAALESEHPLRELELTPEEEKRIRGFTFLSAKPIQLVINVGDQDAAKIDRVVEAFGLQKQAAMPNVGITAVCGKIESEIASLPPEDARLFMEDFGLPDNAVDRIIQHSYDLLGVFSYYTAGEPEARAWTIPKGTTAVKAAGVIHTDIEKGFIKAEVVAYDDMVGLGSFPAAKAKGVLRLEGKEYRVQEGDVILFRFNV, encoded by the coding sequence ATGAAAGTGGGAATTGTCGGATTGCCGCAGGTGGGGAAAACCACGATATTCACGCTGTTGACCCGGGGGCGGGTGGACACCTCCTCCTGGGGGGGTGGGCGCGACGCGCACATCGGTATCGCCGAGGTGCCCGACCCGCGCCTGGACCGGCTGGCCGAAATCGTGAAACCGCGGAAAACCACCTACGCCACCGTTGAATATGTGGATCTCCCGGGACTTTCCCGCGGGGAAGGGAAAGCGGCGCTCGAGGGCCGGAGCAAGGAGATGGCCGCCTATCTGGCCAGCCTGAAGAACGTGGAGGCGCTGCTGCACGTGGTCAGGGCGTTTGAGGATCCCAGCCTGCCGCATGTCGAAGGATCCGTGGATCCCGCCCGGGATATCGGGGTTTTTGAGCTGGAGCTGATATTTTCGGACCTGGCCGTTATCGAAAAAAGGCTGGAGCGCCTGGAAAAGGACCTGAAGAAGGGCCGGTCGCAGGAGCTGGAGATGGAAAATGAAATCCTTCTTCGTTTCAAGGCGGCCCTGGAATCGGAGCACCCCCTGCGCGAACTCGAACTCACGCCGGAGGAGGAGAAGCGGATCCGCGGGTTTACCTTTCTGTCGGCGAAGCCGATCCAGCTCGTCATCAATGTGGGCGATCAGGACGCGGCCAAGATCGACCGGGTGGTGGAGGCGTTCGGCCTCCAGAAGCAGGCGGCCATGCCCAATGTCGGCATCACGGCCGTCTGCGGCAAGATCGAGTCGGAAATCGCCTCTCTCCCCCCCGAGGACGCCCGCCTCTTCATGGAGGATTTCGGGCTTCCCGACAACGCCGTGGACCGCATCATCCAGCACTCCTACGATCTGCTGGGGGTTTTTTCCTACTACACCGCCGGCGAGCCGGAGGCCCGCGCCTGGACTATCCCGAAGGGCACCACCGCGGTCAAGGCGGCGGGCGTCATCCACACCGACATCGAGAAGGGATTCATCAAGGCCGAGGTCGTCGCCTACGACGACATGGTCGGGCTCGGCTCCTTCCCGGCGGCGAAAGCCAAGGGGGTCCTGCGCCTGGAGGGGAAGGAGTACCGGGTCCAGGAGGGGGATGTCATCCTTTTCCGGTTCAACGTGTAG
- a CDS encoding division/cell wall cluster transcriptional repressor MraZ has product MLWGRYSARIDEKSRLRLPAKFRRDLPDTEDDTYYVTSDDGRCAQIYPIPVWKRIAKKFEEPPRMDPAKLKLERFTSYYGLVSQMDPQGRILIPQSLREDAQISGDVIVIGKMDHLEVWNDEVFRRSLKESPLTIEEREKLAEQGF; this is encoded by the coding sequence ATGCTTTGGGGTAGATATTCGGCGAGGATCGACGAAAAATCGCGCCTTCGATTGCCCGCAAAGTTCCGTCGCGACCTGCCGGACACCGAGGACGACACCTACTACGTGACCAGCGACGACGGCCGGTGCGCCCAGATCTATCCGATCCCCGTCTGGAAGCGGATCGCCAAAAAGTTCGAGGAGCCTCCGCGGATGGACCCGGCGAAGCTGAAACTGGAGCGGTTCACCAGCTACTACGGCCTGGTGTCGCAGATGGACCCCCAGGGCCGCATCCTGATCCCGCAATCGCTGCGCGAGGACGCCCAGATATCGGGGGATGTGATCGTCATCGGAAAGATGGATCATCTCGAGGTCTGGAACGACGAGGTGTTCCGTCGAAGCCTCAAGGAGAGCCCTCTCACCATCGAGGAACGCGAGAAGCTGGCGGAGCAGGGGTTTTAG